In Candidatus Contubernalis alkalaceticus, the following proteins share a genomic window:
- a CDS encoding N4-gp56 family major capsid protein translates to MTTNTTHLSNLINPQVMADMIAAELPKKIRFAPLAEIDFTLQGQPGNTITLPKWVYIGDATVVGEGVNIDLTKLESDTDTATIVKVGKGVELTDECVLSGYGDPVGSAKDQLLKSISAGVDNACLAALDNAVFTYTVDEEDESWEDAIYAAADLFDDEDDEVKVLFVNTKMKSMIRRSLEFTKLKNMDSTPLMDGVFGEIGGCQVVASKKIALDADTNTYTCYIVKLDALSIFLKRNVMVEKERDIVAKLTVITADQHFVAHLKDDSKVVKVIVPAIDAGAGEGEGEGEGEAVGEGEGEGV, encoded by the coding sequence ATGACTACAAATACAACACATTTAAGTAATTTGATTAATCCTCAAGTGATGGCAGATATGATTGCGGCCGAGTTGCCGAAGAAAATTAGGTTTGCTCCTCTAGCGGAGATTGATTTTACTCTCCAAGGACAACCTGGTAACACTATTACCCTGCCAAAATGGGTATATATTGGTGATGCTACCGTAGTGGGTGAGGGTGTAAACATTGACCTGACTAAACTCGAATCTGATACTGACACTGCTACCATAGTTAAAGTTGGTAAAGGTGTAGAGCTGACTGATGAATGTGTATTATCTGGATATGGCGATCCTGTTGGAAGTGCTAAAGACCAACTGTTAAAATCTATTTCTGCGGGTGTGGACAATGCCTGTCTAGCTGCTCTTGATAATGCCGTGTTTACTTACACTGTCGATGAAGAAGATGAAAGTTGGGAAGATGCGATTTATGCTGCTGCCGATTTATTCGATGATGAAGATGATGAGGTTAAAGTATTGTTCGTTAATACTAAAATGAAGTCTATGATTAGAAGAAGTTTAGAGTTCACGAAGCTAAAAAATATGGATTCTACTCCATTAATGGATGGCGTGTTCGGAGAAATTGGCGGTTGCCAGGTCGTGGCAAGTAAAAAAATTGCTTTAGATGCGGATACTAACACATATACGTGCTACATCGTGAAATTGGACGCACTCTCCATATTCCTCAAAAGGAATGTTATGGTCGAAAAAGAAAGAGACATTGTAGCAAAATTAACTGTCATAACCGCAGATCAGCATTTTGTTGCTCATTTAAAAGATGATAGTAAAGTCGTTAAAGTTATCGTTCCTGCGATTGATGCCGGTGCTGGAGAAGGCGAAGGAGAAGGTGAAGGAGAGGCAGTAGGTGAGGGTGAAGGAGAAGGCGTTTAG
- a CDS encoding phage minor capsid protein, with the protein MNLNDLDKSANKLINLYKSTYRYILSEIQRKIDLGLSDRHQRTMLKEIQSELKKLDEEAFKWSHNVLPEYYKLGISTTDIDVALLSDISLLGDSINLNILHRKAIENAANDLYLDLAKNTFYMEAEAKRIIRNNASEIINRSIITGESQKKIKSELRNQLQKDGIHSFIDSSNKRWKIDKYTDMAVRTKSRILHNDGTLNRLKEYQIRYPANPNFDYVQISSHGAEDWCRNFEGTVWSISGRSQEYPPVSSLPNGYSTLHPNCKHVFLPYIPALRGKGDIVSDSYIGKSVKELNKQDYHIRKAS; encoded by the coding sequence ATGAATCTAAACGATTTAGATAAATCAGCTAATAAATTAATTAATCTCTATAAATCTACTTATAGATATATTTTGTCTGAAATCCAGCGTAAGATTGATTTAGGACTCTCTGACAGGCATCAAAGGACAATGTTAAAAGAAATTCAATCTGAGTTAAAAAAACTAGATGAAGAAGCCTTCAAATGGAGTCACAATGTATTACCTGAATATTACAAATTAGGTATCTCTACAACTGATATAGATGTTGCCCTATTGAGTGACATTTCTTTGTTAGGAGATAGCATTAATCTTAATATTCTACATAGAAAAGCAATAGAAAATGCTGCTAATGATTTATATTTAGATTTAGCAAAAAATACATTCTATATGGAAGCAGAAGCTAAACGTATTATCAGAAATAATGCCTCTGAGATAATTAATAGAAGTATTATCACAGGTGAAAGTCAGAAAAAAATTAAGTCTGAATTAAGAAATCAACTCCAAAAAGATGGCATTCATTCGTTCATTGATTCATCAAATAAAAGATGGAAAATTGATAAATACACTGATATGGCAGTAAGAACTAAATCTCGTATCCTACATAATGATGGGACTTTAAATAGATTAAAGGAATATCAAATAAGATACCCTGCTAATCCTAATTTTGATTATGTTCAAATCTCATCTCATGGAGCAGAAGATTGGTGCAGAAATTTTGAGGGAACGGTTTGGAGTATCTCAGGCAGGAGTCAGGAATACCCTCCTGTTAGTTCTCTGCCAAATGGATATTCAACTTTACATCCTAATTGTAAACATGTATTTTTACCTTACATTCCTGCTTTGAGAGGAAAGGGTGATATTGTTTCTGATAGTTATATTGGAAAATCTGTAAAAGAACTAAATAAACAAGATTACCACATTAGGAAGGCATCTTAG
- a CDS encoding phage portal protein yields MEIQFDTTRHHKYDDYLNLFKNKPEEVFLHRIPGFNQSDVYLALAIPRELPLLYSDLSFRNNINATVNNTDANTALDRLINENSLDSLLSEASIDTAIKGGVVFKNYLDNGKSKITYIQPDFYFPEFSKFDKRKIVKETIAYTFDDGKGEFLYREIYEPDANSQYWCITKINNWYNGRIGKQISSEEINIKLTESPLTYIPYFRSGGEFWGYSIYDGLEPLFDELNHRCSQISKILDKHSDPNMYGDPSFLDEKNNIASGGKFFPVETGEEKPGYLTWKSELESNFKFIEEVLFKILYMVSPLKPSLYGLDKVGSGTSGRVQKLKAFRTECMVERSLLYWKQSLKKILYLSQQLEIISGNQKYKPEIPNIEIYVSLPRDSYEQAQEEQLKTVSGLTSVKSAIARINPHYTSAEVENEFLEIINEENEKSLQMFLGDRGGVGE; encoded by the coding sequence ATAGAAATTCAATTTGATACAACTCGACATCACAAATACGATGATTATTTAAATTTGTTTAAAAATAAACCAGAAGAAGTATTCCTTCATAGAATCCCAGGTTTTAATCAGTCAGACGTTTATTTAGCATTAGCAATTCCGAGAGAGCTACCTCTCCTATATTCTGACTTATCATTTAGAAACAATATCAATGCCACAGTCAATAACACTGATGCAAATACAGCTCTAGACAGACTAATCAACGAGAATAGTCTTGACTCTTTACTGTCAGAGGCAAGCATAGATACAGCTATCAAAGGCGGTGTGGTATTCAAAAACTATCTTGACAATGGTAAATCAAAAATAACCTATATTCAACCAGACTTCTATTTCCCTGAATTTAGTAAATTCGATAAAAGGAAAATAGTTAAAGAGACTATAGCTTATACATTTGATGATGGTAAAGGGGAATTCCTCTATCGTGAGATATATGAACCTGATGCAAATAGTCAGTATTGGTGCATAACCAAAATCAATAATTGGTATAACGGTAGAATCGGAAAACAAATATCCTCAGAAGAAATTAACATTAAACTAACCGAATCTCCATTGACCTACATACCCTATTTCCGCTCAGGTGGTGAGTTTTGGGGTTACAGTATATATGACGGTTTAGAACCTCTGTTTGATGAACTAAATCATCGGTGTAGTCAAATCTCCAAAATACTCGATAAACACTCTGACCCTAATATGTATGGAGACCCATCATTCTTAGATGAAAAAAATAATATAGCTTCAGGAGGAAAATTTTTTCCTGTAGAAACCGGAGAGGAAAAGCCAGGTTATTTAACCTGGAAATCTGAACTTGAATCCAATTTCAAGTTTATTGAGGAAGTCCTGTTTAAAATCTTATATATGGTATCTCCATTAAAACCTTCTCTTTATGGACTAGATAAGGTAGGCTCAGGAACATCAGGCAGAGTCCAAAAACTCAAAGCATTCAGGACTGAGTGTATGGTTGAGCGTAGTTTACTCTATTGGAAGCAATCTCTCAAAAAAATATTATATTTATCACAGCAATTAGAAATTATCTCAGGTAATCAAAAATATAAACCTGAAATACCTAACATTGAGATTTACGTTAGTTTGCCTAGAGATTCCTATGAACAAGCACAAGAAGAGCAATTAAAGACTGTATCTGGTTTAACTTCTGTAAAATCTGCTATTGCTAGAATCAATCCTCATTACACATCTGCTGAAGTAGAAAATGAATTCCTAGAAATCATAAATGAGGAAAACGAAAAATCTCTTCAAATGTTTTTAGGTGATAGAGGTGGAGTTGGTGAGTAA
- the terL gene encoding phage terminase large subunit: MRKQLAEFDIEFFALTYLPDFFDKPFCQFHKDLIKQIKNLTLEYSCQNSQQIQDFRSNKQGQKLITIAPRGHGKSMLLNFLIILWSLCFNKSPFIVCISANEALAQDFLQKIKDEIVSNDLILEDFGNLKKDRGIWNVSQIELRNGSSLIAKGIKSKIRGLTYKQWRPTLIVLDDIEDDRQSKSEISTEEIKSIFFNTVLSSGDSYTDFVYLGTIISENTLINELYKSATGWNKLFYQAVINFSDSPLWEHWQKIYTDLSNINCVDDADRFFNKHKQEMLKDTSVLWEEKNDYYSLMKQRIDSGETAFWAEQMNNPRSSSDYIFQSLTYWTELPKLEELDICMFVDPAMGKKGGDYSAITILGKHTSTNYKYIIEGLLYRIKPDKLLNEIVNLCKKYPINKLGFESVNFQEYLLDDLKKRLSKEELYHVLPKSVKPRSNKHNRIMNLEPFISRGEILFNNSNILYNNQVKDYHKKVKNDDAADSLQGCFELIQKIKKPKKIYDKPQGW; the protein is encoded by the coding sequence TTGCGTAAACAACTAGCAGAATTTGACATTGAGTTTTTTGCTTTGACTTATCTCCCTGATTTCTTTGATAAACCATTTTGTCAATTTCACAAAGACTTAATAAAGCAAATCAAAAATTTAACTCTAGAATATTCCTGTCAAAACTCACAGCAAATCCAAGATTTCCGTTCTAACAAACAAGGACAAAAACTTATCACCATTGCTCCAAGGGGACATGGAAAAAGTATGTTGCTTAATTTCTTGATTATCTTGTGGAGTCTATGCTTCAATAAATCCCCATTTATAGTTTGTATCTCAGCTAATGAAGCCCTGGCTCAAGATTTCCTTCAAAAAATTAAGGATGAGATTGTTTCAAATGATCTTATTTTAGAAGATTTCGGTAATCTAAAAAAAGACAGAGGTATTTGGAACGTATCTCAAATCGAACTAAGAAACGGTAGTTCTCTAATTGCTAAAGGTATCAAATCAAAAATAAGAGGCTTAACATATAAACAATGGAGACCTACTCTAATAGTTTTAGATGATATTGAAGATGATAGACAATCTAAGTCAGAAATCTCAACTGAGGAAATAAAGTCAATATTCTTTAACACCGTATTAAGTTCAGGTGATTCTTATACTGATTTTGTTTATTTAGGGACAATCATCAGTGAGAATACGCTTATAAACGAACTCTACAAATCAGCTACAGGTTGGAATAAGTTATTTTACCAGGCAGTAATCAATTTCTCAGATTCCCCTTTGTGGGAACATTGGCAAAAAATATATACTGACCTATCAAACATAAATTGTGTAGACGATGCAGATAGATTCTTCAACAAGCACAAACAAGAGATGCTTAAAGATACAAGCGTTCTATGGGAAGAGAAGAATGATTACTATTCCTTGATGAAGCAACGAATAGATTCAGGGGAAACAGCATTTTGGGCAGAACAAATGAATAATCCAAGAAGTAGTTCTGACTACATATTCCAATCCTTAACATATTGGACAGAACTCCCCAAACTTGAAGAACTAGACATATGTATGTTCGTTGACCCCGCAATGGGTAAAAAAGGTGGAGATTATTCAGCTATCACTATCTTAGGAAAGCATACTTCAACTAACTATAAATACATCATAGAAGGTTTGCTCTATAGAATCAAACCTGACAAATTATTAAACGAAATAGTTAATCTCTGTAAAAAATATCCAATTAATAAATTAGGCTTCGAGAGTGTCAACTTCCAAGAATATTTACTAGATGACTTAAAGAAAAGATTAAGTAAAGAAGAACTCTACCATGTTCTTCCTAAATCTGTTAAACCTAGATCAAACAAACATAATAGAATAATGAACCTAGAACCATTCATCTCCAGGGGTGAGATATTATTCAACAATTCAAACATCCTCTACAACAATCAAGTAAAAGACTATCACAAAAAAGTTAAGAATGATGATGCAGCTGATTCACTCCAAGGATGTTTTGAACTAATACAAAAAATAAAGAAACCTAAAAAAATCTATGACAAGCCTCAAGGCTGGTAG
- a CDS encoding terminase gpP N-terminus-related DNA-binding protein: protein MLKDNQLQAVEMYVSGMPVTELSEQIGITRKTFYDWFKKDEFQKAIEEALELRVKEMKQQIRGRAKEYILILEDVAKKSKNDMARVTAVTKLLGIIGLDPGTKQEITVSHGKEDDSKNDLMDILQNKKAS, encoded by the coding sequence ATGCTAAAAGATAATCAGTTACAAGCAGTAGAGATGTATGTTAGCGGAATGCCTGTAACTGAATTAAGTGAACAAATTGGAATAACAAGAAAAACTTTTTATGATTGGTTTAAAAAAGATGAATTCCAAAAAGCAATAGAAGAAGCATTAGAATTAAGAGTAAAAGAAATGAAGCAACAAATTAGAGGTAGGGCAAAAGAATATATTCTTATCTTAGAAGATGTTGCTAAAAAATCTAAGAACGACATGGCCCGTGTGACAGCCGTGACGAAATTATTAGGAATTATTGGTCTAGATCCTGGAACCAAGCAGGAAATAACAGTTAGTCATGGCAAAGAAGATGACTCTAAAAATGATTTAATGGATATACTTCAAAACAAAAAAGCTAGTTAA
- a CDS encoding GIY-YIG nuclease family protein, translating to MGQIYKIKNIENGMVYIGSAKNAFARFDTHMSQLENGKHYNQELQADFNDLGKDSFEFKIIDEVDERYLRWKELDNIFGYDQLYKIYNVITDKDKIVYAVCRYLSNQGWRFRIDYKVKVKGKRMNINLVTLVNDSLFYFNLRDKRYIDEKSEKNNELKLEHIKHEEKYDGYVRKYLLDMDYNGMPWPVEWKIDQVLDYIKWMENSKLLNGVVVPIHWDEEDLKNAEALEEANVS from the coding sequence ATGGGTCAGATTTATAAAATCAAGAACATAGAAAACGGGATGGTATATATTGGTAGTGCGAAAAATGCGTTTGCTAGATTTGATACGCATATGAGTCAACTTGAGAATGGCAAACATTATAATCAGGAATTGCAGGCTGATTTTAACGATTTGGGTAAGGATAGTTTTGAGTTTAAAATAATTGATGAGGTTGATGAGAGATATTTAAGGTGGAAGGAATTGGATAATATATTTGGGTATGACCAGTTATATAAAATCTATAATGTGATTACTGACAAAGACAAAATTGTATATGCTGTGTGTCGGTATCTAAGTAATCAAGGTTGGCGGTTTAGGATTGATTACAAGGTTAAAGTTAAGGGTAAGAGGATGAATATTAATTTAGTCACTTTGGTTAATGATAGTTTGTTTTATTTCAATCTTAGAGACAAGCGTTATATTGATGAGAAATCGGAAAAAAATAATGAATTAAAATTGGAGCATATCAAACATGAGGAAAAATATGATGGTTATGTTAGAAAGTATCTGTTGGATATGGATTACAACGGGATGCCATGGCCTGTCGAATGGAAGATTGACCAGGTGTTAGACTATATAAAGTGGATGGAAAATAGTAAATTGTTGAATGGAGTAGTTGTTCCGATACATTGGGATGAGGAAGATTTAAAGAATGCTGAAGCATTAGAAGAAGCAAATGTAAGTTAA